A genomic window from Companilactobacillus alimentarius DSM 20249 includes:
- a CDS encoding CPBP family intramembrane glutamic endopeptidase → MNNYEFSYNNRFSPNNKDKLTLNLFRGQVILNAIIMFTYSALTQNLYLFAPIILNLFALKVKLHPNNLTQRFNFIFQLIFQIFIIAESYFYLIAFSTKYYDWNLPTSLALFLVSILVMYVPYTLVFFGQFKNKLIQLLTTVFSFEFIAMGALSIVTYGTILDFNPLIAALSNSRFLGAIVFLIMILVMMRKWGYAYPGIRLSRNTNRLVLVFLLLLCIWFSLWNAYSGGKSLFSSFYTFNFKGVNFKIEYLLSGLEAGIAEELLFRYAFLTILLAVFQNFRFKIFWASLISSLCFGLLHLSNISAGQDLPNTINQVIFAFGMGLLMSGIYLYTNLFYLPVFFHTLLDTLAFTTSGELMTGKVTSLDNVFTIIEALIFVAIALTLLIAVYRRQNSRSSFEF, encoded by the coding sequence TTGAACAATTACGAATTCAGTTATAATAACAGGTTTTCCCCAAATAATAAAGATAAACTTACTCTGAATCTATTTCGTGGACAAGTAATCTTAAATGCAATCATTATGTTCACTTATAGTGCATTGACTCAGAACCTTTATCTATTTGCTCCAATTATTTTAAATCTCTTTGCCTTAAAGGTTAAATTGCATCCGAATAATTTAACCCAACGTTTTAATTTTATCTTTCAACTAATTTTTCAAATCTTTATAATTGCTGAATCATACTTCTACTTGATTGCTTTTAGTACTAAATATTACGATTGGAATCTTCCGACTTCACTAGCTTTGTTTTTAGTTTCAATCTTAGTTATGTACGTTCCCTATACATTAGTATTCTTTGGCCAATTCAAAAACAAACTAATTCAATTATTGACAACAGTCTTCTCTTTTGAATTCATCGCTATGGGAGCTTTAAGTATCGTTACTTATGGTACGATCCTAGACTTCAATCCACTAATAGCCGCCTTATCAAATTCTAGATTCCTAGGAGCAATCGTCTTTTTGATTATGATTTTAGTAATGATGAGAAAATGGGGCTACGCTTACCCTGGTATACGCTTGTCACGCAATACTAATCGTTTGGTTTTAGTGTTTCTTCTATTATTATGTATTTGGTTCTCATTGTGGAATGCTTATAGTGGTGGAAAAAGTTTATTCAGTTCTTTTTATACATTTAATTTCAAGGGTGTGAATTTTAAAATTGAATACTTACTAAGCGGCTTAGAAGCTGGTATTGCTGAAGAACTTCTCTTTAGATACGCCTTTTTAACAATTCTTTTGGCGGTCTTTCAAAACTTTCGTTTCAAAATATTTTGGGCTAGTTTAATTAGCAGTCTTTGCTTTGGATTATTGCATTTGAGTAATATTTCTGCTGGTCAGGATTTACCTAATACCATCAATCAAGTTATTTTTGCATTTGGTATGGGACTGTTGATGTCAGGAATCTACTTGTATACTAATCTCTTCTATTTACCTGTATTCTTTCATACATTGTTAGATACCTTAGCTTTTACAACCTCGGGCGAGTTGATGACTGGAAAAGTTACTAGTCTTGATAATGTCTTTACTATTATCGAAGCGTTAATTTTCGTTGCTATTGCTTTAACGTTACTAATTGCAGTTTATCGGCGTCAAAATAGTCGTTCGTCTTTTGAATTTTAA
- the rplC gene encoding 50S ribosomal protein L3 has protein sequence MARKGILGKKVGMTQIFTDNGELVPVTVVEATPNVVMQLKTAENDGYEAVQLGLGDMREVLSNKPAKGHAQKANTTPKRYIREFRDVEMGDYELGAEVKVDTFNSGDIVDVTGTTKGHGMQGNIKRFGQARGPETHGSRYHRIPGSMGAIINRVFKGKMLPGRMGNNRVTTQNLEIVKVDTEHNAIMIKGNVPGANKSLVKIQTAVKANQK, from the coding sequence ATGGCCAGAAAAGGAATTCTTGGTAAAAAAGTCGGAATGACTCAAATTTTCACTGACAACGGTGAACTCGTACCCGTTACAGTTGTTGAAGCAACACCTAATGTTGTTATGCAACTTAAGACTGCTGAAAATGATGGTTATGAGGCCGTTCAACTAGGTTTAGGAGATATGCGTGAAGTATTATCAAACAAACCTGCCAAGGGTCATGCGCAAAAGGCAAATACAACTCCTAAACGTTACATTCGCGAATTCCGCGATGTTGAAATGGGAGACTACGAATTAGGTGCTGAAGTTAAAGTAGATACATTTAATTCTGGTGATATTGTCGACGTTACAGGAACAACAAAGGGACATGGAATGCAAGGTAACATCAAGAGATTCGGCCAAGCTAGAGGACCTGAAACTCACGGTTCAAGATATCACCGTATTCCTGGTTCAATGGGTGCCATCATTAACCGTGTATTTAAGGGTAAGATGCTACCAGGTCGCATGGGTAACAATCGTGTTACTACACAAAACCTAGAAATCGTTAAAGTTGATACTGAACATAACGCAATTATGATCAAGGGTAATGTACCCGGTGCAAACAAATCATTAGTTAAAATCCAAACAGCTGTTAAAGCTAATCAAAAATAG
- the rpsJ gene encoding 30S ribosomal protein S10, with product MASQKIRIRLKAYEHRILDQSADKIVETAKRTGATISGPIPLPTERSLYTVLASPHKHKDSREQFEMRTHKRLIDVVNPTKKTVDSLMKLDLPSGVDIEIKL from the coding sequence ATGGCAAGTCAAAAAATTCGCATTCGTTTAAAGGCTTATGAACATCGTATTCTAGATCAATCAGCTGACAAGATTGTGGAAACTGCAAAAAGAACTGGTGCAACAATTTCAGGCCCAATTCCTTTGCCAACAGAGCGTTCACTATATACAGTGTTAGCTTCACCACATAAGCATAAGGATTCTAGAGAACAATTCGAAATGCGTACACATAAAAGACTTATCGACGTTGTTAACCCAACAAAGAAGACGGTTGATTCACTTATGAAGTTGGATCTACCATCTGGTGTTGACATTGAAATTAAATTATAA